Proteins from a single region of Geothrix sp. PMB-07:
- a CDS encoding PilZ domain-containing protein has product MNQVKASGGSGRATPVEDPALIRQAMQDLRAQEVEFPIKVEGTHTLPYTARVLRVDETKGLIHLKLIRPLPHELPAGAAFEMLFSLMEQRFEAPTVFQGREDYLLYRFSIPVRLQPSDRRVAKRYPFRPREKAYVIAQDGGVPGHGLSGPLVNLSVGGLSFRVDRVMRLDDHMRITPGLGFFERGKALPMLKIRDLPNLPLFEARGTLANACERDGEFIIGVQFGELRESELKEILDVLTIRENMQRAASVSTGEARRDASPRSARENKGPAARVSPAGTQTPDALHRLGRRCTRIILAMEPGQAREQVQQAFHSAGFLRLEAVDTLERALAEVRAERSAACPLLVLESGPAEARAITAIQSLQKDLGETRELTVALLMREEHLPPSEDPLIRPVPWPEAVSTSWQPILDELAGLEHEH; this is encoded by the coding sequence ATGAACCAGGTGAAAGCCAGTGGAGGGTCTGGGCGTGCCACGCCAGTGGAGGACCCTGCCCTCATCCGCCAAGCCATGCAGGATCTCCGGGCCCAGGAGGTGGAATTCCCCATCAAGGTGGAGGGCACCCACACCCTGCCCTACACGGCCCGGGTGCTGCGCGTGGACGAGACCAAGGGCCTGATCCACCTCAAGCTCATTCGGCCTCTGCCCCACGAACTGCCCGCGGGGGCGGCCTTTGAGATGCTCTTCTCCCTCATGGAGCAACGCTTCGAGGCCCCCACGGTGTTCCAGGGCCGAGAAGACTACCTGCTCTACCGCTTCAGCATCCCTGTCCGCCTCCAGCCCTCGGACCGCCGGGTGGCCAAGCGCTACCCTTTCCGCCCCCGGGAGAAGGCCTATGTCATCGCCCAGGATGGTGGCGTCCCGGGGCATGGCCTCTCGGGCCCCCTGGTCAACCTGTCCGTGGGAGGCCTGTCCTTCCGCGTGGACCGGGTGATGCGGCTGGATGATCACATGCGCATCACGCCGGGCCTGGGCTTTTTCGAGCGCGGCAAGGCGCTGCCCATGCTCAAGATCCGCGACCTGCCCAACCTGCCCCTGTTCGAGGCCCGCGGCACCCTGGCCAACGCCTGTGAGCGCGATGGGGAATTCATCATCGGCGTGCAATTCGGCGAGCTCAGGGAGTCTGAACTCAAAGAGATCCTGGATGTCCTGACCATCCGGGAGAACATGCAGCGGGCGGCCTCCGTGTCCACCGGCGAGGCTCGGCGCGACGCCAGTCCGAGAAGCGCTCGGGAAAACAAAGGGCCAGCCGCCAGAGTCTCCCCCGCTGGAACCCAGACACCAGACGCCCTCCATCGCCTGGGACGCCGCTGTACGCGCATCATCCTGGCCATGGAGCCCGGGCAGGCCCGGGAGCAGGTCCAGCAGGCCTTCCACTCGGCGGGATTCCTCAGGCTGGAAGCCGTCGATACGCTGGAACGCGCCCTGGCTGAAGTCCGCGCCGAACGAAGCGCCGCCTGCCCCCTCCTCGTGCTGGAATCGGGTCCCGCAGAGGCCCGCGCCATCACGGCCATCCAGTCCCTCCAGAAGGATCTGGGAGAGACGCGGGAACTGACCGTGGCGTTGCTGATGCGGGAAGAACACTTGCCGCCCAGCGAGGATCCGCTCATCCGTCCGGTGCCCTGGCCCGAGGCCGTCAGCACCTCCTGGCAGCCCATCCTGGACGAGCTGGCCGGGCTGGAACACGAGCACTAA
- the htpX gene encoding zinc metalloprotease HtpX, which produces MNQTKTLLIIVAMTGLLVWIGGMFGGQSGMVLALAIGLVMNGVSYFFSDKIVLASYGAQPVTQAQAPELHAIVANLAQRAGLPMPRIAIIPDDTPNAFATGRNPEHAVVAVTEGIMRVLSRPELEAVIGHELGHVKHRDILIGSLAAVLAQAIMFLSRLAGYFGVRDEEGRSNPIAGIAIMILGPIAAFMLQMAVSRSREYMADAYSAHLTGRPDMLASALERLEGYNRQLPMHDAQPATAHMMIVNPLAGGGLMSLFSTHPPMAARIERLRGMPIEAR; this is translated from the coding sequence ATGAATCAGACCAAGACCCTGCTCATCATCGTGGCCATGACCGGCCTGCTGGTGTGGATCGGCGGGATGTTCGGAGGCCAATCAGGCATGGTGCTGGCGCTGGCCATCGGCCTGGTGATGAACGGCGTGAGCTACTTCTTCTCCGACAAGATCGTCCTGGCCAGCTACGGTGCCCAGCCCGTCACCCAGGCGCAGGCTCCGGAGCTGCATGCCATCGTGGCAAACCTGGCCCAGCGGGCGGGTTTGCCCATGCCCCGCATCGCCATCATTCCCGACGACACCCCCAACGCCTTCGCCACGGGACGCAACCCGGAACACGCGGTGGTGGCGGTCACCGAAGGGATCATGCGGGTGCTGAGCCGGCCCGAGCTGGAAGCCGTCATCGGCCACGAGCTGGGCCACGTGAAGCACCGCGACATCCTCATCGGCAGCCTGGCCGCCGTGCTGGCCCAGGCCATCATGTTCCTCTCGCGGCTCGCCGGGTATTTCGGCGTGCGGGATGAGGAAGGCCGCTCCAATCCCATCGCGGGAATCGCCATCATGATCCTGGGGCCCATCGCCGCCTTCATGCTGCAGATGGCCGTCAGCCGCTCCCGCGAGTACATGGCCGACGCCTACAGCGCGCACCTCACCGGTCGGCCGGACATGCTGGCCTCGGCCCTGGAGCGCCTGGAGGGCTACAACCGCCAGCTGCCCATGCACGACGCCCAGCCGGCCACGGCCCACATGATGATCGTGAACCCCCTGGCCGGCGGCGGTCTCATGAGCCTTTTTTCCACCCACCCTCCCATGGCGGCCCGGATTGAGCGCCTGCGTGGCATGCCCATCGAGGCCCGGTGA
- a CDS encoding acetyl-CoA carboxylase biotin carboxyl carrier protein subunit has protein sequence MMVVVRAEMAGKVLEVCVAEGDAVGEDQDLVILESMKMQIPVASPEEGTVKKVFVTAEQFLNEGDPIVELG, from the coding sequence CTGATGGTGGTGGTGCGGGCCGAAATGGCTGGGAAGGTTCTGGAAGTCTGCGTGGCCGAAGGCGACGCCGTGGGTGAGGACCAGGATCTGGTCATCCTCGAATCCATGAAGATGCAGATCCCGGTGGCAAGCCCCGAAGAAGGCACGGTCAAGAAGGTGTTCGTGACGGCCGAGCAATTCCTCAACGAGGGGGATCCCATCGTCGAGCTGGGCTGA
- a CDS encoding PP2C family protein-serine/threonine phosphatase: protein MPTNPFDRLRQLALKIPEGAQELLPLLDFLETFPEQGTEEDLVHLVGITAMGIAKARQGGIWDGSKWLFLRGAAPAFPTHPGEGWQVLPWQYGDEHYGHLVLKAEPPPDAVPLLLSISAPLLAWRRAEAVRSIQNQSLALQLSRLNTVFDLTRNLGEVETRRDLVRLMANTLMGEFRIMRLLVVDAQGQVLHAKGLGTVPEVLEGEQLHDVVQARELVHAIELGDQSHSHGFAYAAEPAVGKLSEDDLVFLRTLLNLTSSQLSSLELREARLQAERMEKDLDLARNIQRSLLPNTLPEPEGWQCAAANLPYQAVGGDLYDLWMARDESHGDRLHIAVGDISGKGLPASLMMTQLSAFLRAMADRRVDHWGKLAERVNRRMNNVRDGNRYTTLFAGSLNPLNGDLRYVNGGHNPPLLVRANREVVRLAPTGPMVGLLPGVSFAEGRAHVDPGDTLVIFTDGVVEAENAAGEELGDGRLADVVLRRPGAGADELFEALLVEAFQHLEEGRFRDDVTLVVIKRMG from the coding sequence ATGCCCACCAATCCCTTCGACCGCCTCCGCCAGCTGGCGCTGAAGATCCCTGAAGGGGCCCAGGAACTCCTTCCGCTCCTCGACTTCCTGGAGACCTTCCCGGAGCAGGGCACGGAAGAGGATCTGGTTCACCTGGTGGGCATCACCGCCATGGGCATCGCCAAGGCGCGCCAGGGCGGCATCTGGGATGGCAGCAAGTGGCTGTTCCTGCGGGGCGCGGCGCCCGCCTTCCCCACCCATCCCGGCGAGGGCTGGCAGGTGCTGCCCTGGCAGTACGGCGACGAGCACTATGGCCACCTGGTGCTGAAGGCGGAACCGCCTCCGGATGCGGTGCCCCTCCTGCTTTCCATCAGCGCGCCGCTTCTGGCCTGGCGCCGGGCCGAGGCCGTGCGCAGCATCCAGAACCAGTCCCTGGCCCTGCAACTGTCCCGGTTGAACACCGTCTTTGATCTGACACGCAACCTCGGCGAGGTGGAAACCCGCCGCGACCTGGTGCGGCTCATGGCCAACACCCTCATGGGCGAGTTCCGCATCATGCGGCTGCTGGTGGTGGATGCCCAGGGTCAGGTGCTGCATGCCAAGGGCCTGGGCACCGTGCCCGAGGTGTTGGAGGGCGAGCAGCTCCACGACGTCGTGCAGGCCCGGGAACTGGTCCATGCCATCGAACTGGGAGACCAGTCCCACAGCCACGGCTTCGCCTACGCGGCCGAGCCAGCCGTGGGAAAGCTCTCTGAAGATGATCTGGTCTTCCTGCGCACCCTGCTGAACCTCACCTCCTCGCAGTTGTCCAGCCTGGAGCTGCGGGAAGCCCGGCTGCAGGCCGAGCGCATGGAGAAGGATCTGGACCTGGCCCGCAACATCCAGCGCAGCCTGCTGCCCAACACCCTGCCCGAACCCGAGGGCTGGCAGTGTGCGGCGGCCAACCTGCCCTACCAGGCCGTGGGCGGCGACCTCTACGACCTTTGGATGGCGCGCGATGAAAGCCATGGTGACCGCCTGCATATCGCGGTGGGCGACATCTCCGGCAAGGGGCTGCCCGCCTCGCTCATGATGACCCAGCTCTCGGCCTTCCTCCGCGCCATGGCGGACCGCCGGGTGGACCACTGGGGCAAGCTGGCGGAGCGCGTGAACCGCCGCATGAACAATGTCCGGGATGGAAACCGCTACACCACCCTGTTCGCCGGAAGCCTCAACCCCTTGAATGGCGACCTCCGCTATGTGAATGGTGGCCACAATCCCCCACTGCTGGTTCGGGCCAACCGGGAGGTGGTGCGACTGGCTCCCACGGGTCCCATGGTGGGCCTGCTGCCAGGCGTCAGCTTTGCCGAAGGCCGGGCCCACGTGGATCCGGGCGACACCCTGGTGATCTTCACCGACGGCGTGGTGGAGGCGGAGAACGCCGCGGGCGAGGAACTGGGCGATGGCCGCCTGGCCGACGTCGTGTTGCGCCGCCCTGGCGCCGGCGCGGATGAGCTGTTCGAGGCCCTGCTGGTGGAGGCCTTCCAGCACCTGGAAGAGGGGCGCTTCCGGGACGACGTCACGCTGGTGGTCATCAAGCGCATGGGCTGA
- a CDS encoding acetyl-CoA carboxylase biotin carboxyl carrier protein subunit: MIVRAEWPGYVVDVLVRPGQEVEEDEPLMILEGTDSSRTSFYINAPEGGKIREILLEEGDFAYEDDDLVVIGDSDRDD, translated from the coding sequence ATGATTGTGCGGGCGGAATGGCCGGGTTACGTGGTGGACGTTCTCGTCCGTCCCGGCCAGGAAGTGGAAGAAGACGAGCCCCTGATGATCCTTGAGGGCACGGATTCCTCCCGCACCTCGTTCTACATCAACGCTCCCGAAGGCGGCAAAATCCGCGAGATCCTCCTGGAGGAGGGCGACTTCGCCTACGAGGACGACGACTTGGTGGTGATCGGCGATTCCGACCGGGATGATTGA
- a CDS encoding SPFH domain-containing protein, protein MGLMDWGKAQFLDILEWLDDSNDTLAWRFPMRGQEIQNGGQLVVRESQEAVFVNEGQMADVFKPGTHRLTTQNLPILATLKGWKYGFESPFKSDVYFISTKLYNDLKWGTSNPIMMRDADFGMLRIRAFGIYSIKVVDSATFLRQLVGTNGVYTVPDISEQLRKTIMSRFTDVLGEAKVPALDLASKYDELSDLVKQKLAEEFKTMGLELSKFFVENISLPEEVEAMMDKRTSVGMMAPVMGAYTQMQVADSVPLAAQNQGGIAGMGMGMGVGFGMGNMMGQQMAGAQQQMAQQPFPAGSASAAAAPAKSLKEELVELKDLFDSQLINQAEYDAQRGAIMKKHGMGN, encoded by the coding sequence ATGGGTCTGATGGACTGGGGCAAAGCCCAATTCCTCGACATCCTCGAGTGGCTGGATGACTCCAACGACACGCTGGCCTGGCGCTTCCCCATGCGGGGCCAGGAAATCCAGAACGGCGGCCAGCTCGTCGTGCGGGAAAGCCAGGAGGCGGTCTTCGTCAACGAAGGCCAGATGGCGGACGTGTTCAAGCCCGGCACCCACCGGCTGACCACCCAGAACCTGCCCATCCTCGCCACGCTGAAGGGCTGGAAGTATGGCTTCGAGAGCCCCTTCAAGAGCGATGTCTACTTCATCTCCACCAAGCTCTACAACGACCTCAAGTGGGGCACCTCGAACCCCATCATGATGCGCGACGCCGACTTCGGCATGCTGCGCATCCGGGCCTTCGGCATCTACTCCATCAAAGTGGTCGACAGCGCCACCTTCCTCCGCCAGCTGGTGGGCACCAACGGTGTCTACACCGTGCCCGACATCTCCGAGCAGCTGCGCAAGACCATCATGAGCCGCTTCACGGATGTGCTGGGCGAAGCCAAGGTACCCGCCTTGGATCTGGCCTCCAAGTACGACGAGCTGTCGGACCTGGTGAAGCAGAAGCTGGCCGAAGAGTTCAAGACCATGGGTCTCGAACTCTCCAAGTTCTTCGTGGAGAACATCAGCCTGCCCGAAGAAGTGGAAGCCATGATGGACAAGCGCACCAGCGTGGGCATGATGGCCCCGGTCATGGGCGCCTACACGCAGATGCAGGTGGCCGACAGTGTGCCCTTGGCCGCCCAGAACCAGGGCGGCATCGCCGGCATGGGCATGGGCATGGGTGTGGGTTTCGGCATGGGCAACATGATGGGCCAGCAGATGGCCGGTGCTCAGCAGCAGATGGCCCAGCAACCCTTCCCGGCCGGGTCCGCCTCTGCCGCTGCCGCCCCCGCCAAGTCACTCAAGGAGGAACTGGTCGAGCTGAAGGATCTCTTCGACAGCCAGCTCATCAACCAGGCCGAGTACGACGCCCAGCGCGGCGCCATCATGAAGAAGCACGGCATGGGCAACTGA
- a CDS encoding right-handed parallel beta-helix repeat-containing protein: protein MRERLGKFEVVRLLGKGAMGEVYLGRDPKLGREVALKVVSTGSAFGEEANARFEREARAAALLNHPHIVTVFEFGEDEGTHYLAMEYIQGEELEAIIRARKAPKAELLEVLAQVCEGLSYAHEHGVIHRDIKPANILVTRQGKRVRAKLMDFGVAQLGPSGLTQAGTWMGTVSYMAPEYLDSGQANASSDMFALGVILYEILTGGRKPFQGDSTSAVLNRILLHPHAPLVADDLRDVPRRLQAVVERALAKRPEDRYPDAEALGTAIRDALAEPAEPVPSLPLVVPAPAEREATGQRIRVGKGGQGQCLSLKVAMRQARNGTEIILLPGIYRESVVVDKDVTILALGEPGEVVIEGAAASALIIQTPAAILRGLTLTSTGTASALRIQSGSPLIEGCLMRARSCCAELEGAGSSPLFRDCTFLAEGAAGLRIGVGTQARVEGGHVLVFPGVGITVEQGAQVSMQGVAVGPGEGLGLKIRSRGHANLDGCSISAGSGSVEVEGDGRVQLNHCRLMESRFAGLVALEHSQAVLESCDIDHHVCSGVHVLAGANVFLKQCRINGNAGFGVSIMDRGLATLEGCLVQGNGGTGLLIHHGATVQARSCSFSEGKSLGVDCAEGGQGVLDACEVSGNGGAGVQVEPGGSLLLVRCTLKEGRDTGLLLLEDSQVTLEECVVHRNARGGILLAKEAADPILRGGNRIEDGFLRVDASGNLVRLAPL, encoded by the coding sequence ATGCGGGAGAGGCTCGGGAAATTCGAGGTGGTGCGCCTTCTGGGCAAGGGCGCCATGGGCGAAGTCTACCTGGGCCGGGATCCCAAACTGGGCCGCGAGGTGGCCCTGAAGGTGGTCAGCACGGGGTCGGCCTTCGGCGAAGAGGCCAACGCGCGCTTCGAGCGAGAGGCCCGGGCCGCGGCTCTTCTGAACCACCCCCACATCGTCACCGTGTTCGAGTTCGGCGAGGACGAGGGCACCCACTACCTGGCCATGGAGTACATCCAGGGCGAGGAGCTGGAGGCCATCATCCGCGCCCGCAAGGCGCCCAAGGCGGAGTTGCTGGAAGTGCTGGCCCAGGTGTGTGAGGGCTTGTCTTACGCCCACGAGCACGGCGTGATCCACCGGGACATCAAGCCCGCCAACATCCTGGTGACCCGGCAGGGCAAGCGCGTGCGGGCCAAGCTCATGGATTTCGGCGTGGCTCAGCTGGGCCCTTCGGGCCTGACCCAGGCCGGTACCTGGATGGGCACCGTGAGCTACATGGCTCCAGAATACCTGGATTCCGGCCAGGCCAATGCCAGCTCCGACATGTTCGCCCTGGGGGTGATCCTCTACGAGATCCTCACCGGTGGGCGCAAGCCCTTTCAGGGGGATAGCACGTCTGCGGTGCTGAACCGCATTCTGCTGCATCCCCACGCGCCCTTGGTGGCCGATGATCTGCGGGATGTCCCGCGGCGGCTCCAGGCCGTGGTGGAGCGGGCCCTGGCCAAGCGACCCGAGGACCGCTACCCCGATGCGGAAGCGCTGGGAACGGCCATCCGCGATGCCCTGGCCGAACCGGCCGAGCCAGTGCCTTCCCTGCCCCTGGTCGTTCCAGCCCCGGCGGAGCGCGAGGCCACAGGGCAGCGCATCCGCGTGGGCAAAGGCGGCCAGGGGCAGTGCCTGAGCCTCAAGGTGGCGATGCGTCAGGCCCGGAATGGCACCGAGATCATCCTGCTTCCGGGCATCTACCGGGAATCGGTGGTGGTGGACAAGGACGTGACCATCCTGGCTCTGGGTGAGCCCGGGGAAGTGGTGATCGAAGGCGCTGCCGCCTCGGCCCTGATCATTCAAACGCCTGCGGCGATCCTGCGGGGCCTTACCCTGACCTCCACGGGCACGGCGTCGGCGCTGCGGATCCAAAGCGGCTCGCCGCTGATCGAGGGCTGCCTGATGCGCGCCCGAAGCTGCTGTGCCGAACTGGAGGGCGCGGGCTCGTCGCCGCTTTTTCGCGACTGCACGTTCCTGGCTGAGGGGGCCGCCGGTCTGCGCATCGGCGTGGGAACCCAGGCCCGGGTTGAGGGTGGGCACGTGCTCGTGTTCCCCGGCGTGGGCATCACGGTGGAGCAGGGCGCTCAGGTATCCATGCAGGGCGTGGCGGTGGGACCGGGTGAGGGCCTGGGGCTGAAGATCCGCAGCCGCGGTCATGCCAACCTGGATGGGTGCTCCATCTCGGCGGGATCGGGCTCGGTGGAGGTGGAGGGCGATGGGCGAGTGCAACTCAACCACTGCCGCCTCATGGAGAGCCGCTTCGCGGGCCTCGTGGCCCTGGAGCACAGCCAGGCGGTGCTGGAATCCTGCGACATCGACCACCACGTCTGTTCCGGCGTGCATGTGCTGGCGGGTGCCAACGTCTTTCTGAAACAGTGCCGGATCAATGGCAATGCTGGTTTCGGTGTGTCAATCATGGACCGTGGGCTGGCCACTCTGGAGGGCTGCCTGGTGCAGGGCAATGGGGGGACCGGGCTGCTGATTCACCACGGGGCCACCGTGCAAGCCCGCAGCTGTTCCTTCTCCGAGGGCAAGTCGCTGGGCGTGGATTGCGCCGAGGGCGGCCAGGGCGTGCTGGATGCCTGCGAAGTATCGGGCAACGGTGGCGCAGGTGTGCAGGTGGAACCGGGCGGAAGCCTGTTGTTGGTCCGCTGCACCCTCAAGGAAGGGCGGGACACGGGCCTGCTGTTGTTGGAGGATTCGCAGGTGACCCTGGAAGAGTGCGTGGTGCACCGCAACGCCCGGGGCGGCATCCTGCTGGCCAAAGAGGCGGCGGATCCCATCCTTCGCGGCGGCAACCGCATCGAGGACGGCTTCCTCCGGGTGGATGCCAGCGGCAACCTGGTGCGCCTGGCGCCGCTTTAG
- a CDS encoding cation diffusion facilitator family transporter has product MMSHSHGRTTTGRLALSSLIFGLNFLVQGLGGLWTGSLGLVSDSLENLNDAAVNLLALGSIRLANRREPCDRWTYGWHRIEIFNTLLGAFLLVALAGAVLFEAWNRVRHPRPILLGWAIGFSILGLLLNLAATFVLVPAEGTGEERDLNLRSAYLHALGDSLANVAVVLGMVIIRFTGWRWVDPLLAAGIAAVILRGAYLLLKDAVNILMHRAAFDQEEAKAALLQLPGIHGVEDLRSWRLCSHLTVCSAHIIVEAERLEDTEAHQHRIEHLLADHFGVRHLTLHFETRAMAERHQHRFVHEHEAEGHDHHHCDGQG; this is encoded by the coding sequence ATGATGAGTCATTCTCACGGTCGCACCACCACCGGGCGCTTGGCGCTCAGTTCGCTGATCTTCGGGCTGAACTTCCTGGTTCAGGGCCTGGGAGGCCTGTGGACGGGTTCGCTGGGGCTGGTCTCTGACAGCCTGGAGAACCTGAACGACGCGGCGGTGAACCTGCTGGCCCTGGGCAGCATCCGCCTGGCCAATCGCCGCGAACCCTGCGACCGCTGGACCTACGGCTGGCACCGCATCGAGATCTTCAACACCCTCCTGGGGGCCTTCCTGCTGGTGGCCCTGGCGGGTGCCGTGTTGTTCGAGGCCTGGAACCGCGTGCGCCATCCCCGCCCCATCCTGCTGGGTTGGGCCATCGGGTTTTCCATCCTGGGCCTGCTGTTGAACCTCGCGGCCACCTTTGTGCTGGTGCCGGCGGAGGGCACGGGGGAGGAGCGCGACCTCAACCTGCGCAGCGCCTACCTCCACGCCTTGGGCGACAGCCTCGCCAATGTGGCCGTGGTGCTGGGCATGGTGATCATCCGTTTCACCGGCTGGCGTTGGGTGGATCCCCTGCTGGCCGCGGGCATCGCGGCGGTGATCCTCCGTGGGGCCTACCTGCTGCTGAAGGACGCGGTGAACATCCTCATGCATCGGGCCGCCTTCGACCAGGAGGAGGCCAAGGCTGCGCTGCTGCAGCTGCCAGGGATCCACGGCGTGGAGGATCTCCGCTCCTGGCGCCTTTGCAGCCATCTCACGGTGTGTTCCGCCCACATCATCGTGGAGGCCGAGCGCCTGGAGGACACCGAGGCCCATCAGCACCGCATCGAGCACCTGCTGGCTGACCATTTCGGCGTCCGCCACCTCACCCTGCACTTCGAGACCCGGGCCATGGCAGAGCGGCACCAGCACCGCTTCGTGCATGAGCACGAGGCGGAAGGGCACGACCATCATCACTGCGACGGCCAGGGGTAA
- a CDS encoding enoyl-CoA hydratase-related protein: MDIRLERLEGADAGIVLLGLDRPAAKNALGRQLLAEFAEVMQALTADRSVRIVIVHSLVPGVFCAGADLKEREGMSQEEAAAFVKRLRAAFTELEQLPMPVLVALEGAAFGGGLELALAADLRVAGSEARMGLVETSLAIIPGAGGTQRLPRLIGASRAKELIFTARRLGAEEAGRLGLVDRVVLPGRALESTLALAREILPNGPIALRMAKRAIQEGMGLDLTSGLALEEACYAEILPTRDRLEGLAAFREKRKPQYKGE; encoded by the coding sequence ATGGACATCCGCCTGGAACGACTGGAGGGGGCGGACGCTGGAATCGTCCTGCTGGGCCTGGATCGGCCCGCTGCCAAGAACGCCCTGGGGCGCCAGCTTCTCGCGGAATTCGCCGAGGTCATGCAGGCTTTGACCGCGGATCGCTCCGTGCGAATCGTCATCGTCCATAGCCTGGTGCCCGGTGTTTTCTGCGCCGGGGCTGACCTGAAGGAACGGGAGGGCATGTCCCAGGAAGAAGCAGCTGCCTTCGTGAAACGGCTCCGTGCCGCCTTCACGGAGCTGGAACAGCTGCCCATGCCCGTGCTGGTGGCCTTGGAGGGCGCCGCCTTCGGTGGCGGCTTGGAACTGGCTTTGGCTGCGGATCTGCGAGTGGCTGGGAGCGAGGCCCGGATGGGCTTGGTGGAGACATCCCTGGCGATTATTCCCGGCGCGGGGGGGACTCAGCGCCTCCCGCGCCTCATCGGGGCGTCACGAGCCAAGGAACTGATCTTCACCGCCCGCCGCCTGGGGGCGGAGGAGGCGGGTCGCCTGGGGCTGGTGGACCGTGTGGTGCTTCCAGGGCGGGCGCTGGAATCGACCTTGGCCCTGGCGCGGGAGATCCTGCCCAACGGCCCCATCGCGCTGCGGATGGCCAAGCGCGCCATCCAAGAAGGCATGGGCTTGGACCTGACCTCTGGTCTGGCGCTGGAGGAAGCCTGCTATGCCGAAATCCTTCCCACCAGGGATCGGTTGGAAGGCTTGGCAGCGTTTCGCGAAAAGCGCAAACCGCAGTACAAAGGCGAATGA
- the ychF gene encoding redox-regulated ATPase YchF, with the protein MAVACGIVGLPNVGKSTLFNALTRAGAASANYPFCTIEPNTGVVDVPDPRLQFLADIVKPQRVLPAAQEFVDIAGLVRGASKGEGLGNAFLGHIRETDAIVQVVRCFEDTNVTHVEGGVNPERDLSIIETELVIKDLDAIEKGLERHRKVAKTGNKESIAMVAVLERLFAVLNEGKWARTAGLSNEDKALVKSYGLLTLKPTLFVGNIGEEDIRNPEGNPHYVKLQALAAERDAPCIPICSKLEAEIQDLPEEDRPLFLEEAGLAEPGLNVLIHASYDLLGLQTYFTAGVKEVRAWTIHKGDTAPQAAGVIHTDFEKGFIRAQVIAYDDFIACKGEQGAKDAGKMRTEGKEYVVKDGDLMNFLFNV; encoded by the coding sequence ATGGCGGTCGCTTGTGGCATCGTGGGCTTGCCCAACGTGGGGAAATCCACCCTTTTCAACGCCCTCACCCGTGCGGGCGCGGCTTCGGCCAACTATCCCTTCTGCACCATCGAGCCCAACACGGGCGTGGTGGATGTTCCGGATCCCCGGCTCCAGTTCCTGGCGGACATCGTCAAGCCCCAGCGGGTGCTGCCCGCGGCCCAGGAATTCGTAGACATTGCCGGTCTGGTGCGCGGCGCCAGCAAAGGCGAGGGCCTGGGCAACGCCTTCCTGGGCCACATCCGCGAAACGGATGCCATCGTGCAGGTGGTGCGCTGCTTCGAGGACACCAACGTCACCCACGTGGAGGGCGGCGTGAACCCTGAGCGCGACCTGAGCATCATCGAGACGGAACTGGTCATCAAGGATCTCGACGCCATCGAAAAGGGCCTGGAGCGCCACCGCAAGGTCGCCAAGACGGGCAACAAGGAATCCATCGCCATGGTGGCGGTGCTGGAGCGCCTCTTCGCCGTGCTGAACGAGGGCAAGTGGGCCCGCACCGCCGGCCTGTCCAACGAGGACAAGGCCCTGGTGAAGTCCTACGGCCTGCTCACCCTGAAGCCCACCCTCTTCGTGGGCAACATCGGCGAGGAGGACATCCGCAACCCCGAAGGCAATCCCCACTACGTGAAGCTCCAGGCCCTCGCTGCCGAGCGCGACGCCCCCTGCATCCCCATCTGCTCCAAACTCGAGGCTGAGATCCAGGATCTGCCCGAGGAGGACCGCCCGCTCTTCCTGGAGGAGGCAGGCCTCGCCGAACCGGGACTGAACGTCCTCATCCACGCCAGCTACGACCTGCTGGGCCTTCAGACCTACTTCACCGCAGGGGTGAAGGAAGTCCGCGCCTGGACCATCCACAAGGGCGACACGGCCCCCCAGGCCGCCGGCGTCATCCACACGGACTTCGAGAAGGGCTTCATCCGCGCCCAGGTCATCGCCTATGACGACTTCATCGCCTGCAAGGGCGAGCAGGGTGCCAAGGATGCCGGGAAGATGCGCACCGAAGGCAAGGAATACGTGGTCAAGGATGGCGACCTCATGAACTTCCTGTTCAATGTCTAA
- a CDS encoding PepSY domain-containing protein, with amino-acid sequence MRIASLALALAMAFVIPAATLSAAGSKSHKHASGPVKSAKEAKAIAEQDTGGKATSARRVPLNGASGGWEVDVRMPHESQGWRCVVDADTHMVHTKTRIDQPGAKGKSEGPVRIVKGSR; translated from the coding sequence ATGCGCATCGCCTCTCTGGCCTTGGCCCTGGCCATGGCTTTTGTCATCCCCGCTGCAACGCTTTCGGCAGCCGGCTCCAAATCGCACAAGCACGCCTCGGGGCCGGTCAAATCCGCCAAGGAAGCCAAGGCCATCGCCGAGCAGGACACCGGGGGCAAGGCCACCTCCGCCCGCCGCGTCCCGTTGAACGGAGCTTCGGGAGGCTGGGAAGTGGACGTGCGCATGCCCCACGAAAGCCAGGGCTGGCGATGCGTGGTGGATGCAGACACCCACATGGTTCACACCAAGACCCGCATCGATCAACCGGGCGCCAAGGGCAAGTCGGAGGGCCCGGTGAGGATCGTCAAGGGATCCCGCTGA